In the Glycine max cultivar Williams 82 unplaced genomic scaffold, Glycine_max_v4.0 scaffold_25, whole genome shotgun sequence genome, ATGACCATAACTCTAATCCATTTTAGACATTCTTATTGAACACAGCCTTGGAAAGCATAAGCAAACTGCataatgcaaaagaaaaaaaaagaacacatACATTGCCACAAGCTGATTGAGGATTATTAATCTGTTCTGTTGTCAATCCTAACTTCAATACTTTTTCGTCTTCCTCAGCCCTCCCACAGGTGCAATTTTTGCAGGCTTTTCTTGTGCTCCCAATTTCACAATCACCTATAGCTAAACATGTCAGCTAAGAGCCCAATATCACACAAAATACTAGGTGAGAACAGAAACTTAACAACTGTTCCTTACCAGGTGGCAGCTGGGGTTTCTTTAAATCTTCTTCAGTCAAGAGACTATCCTCATCAATTAGATccgaatcaaaatcaatttgcaTTTTAGGTGAACTCTTTATCACCTTCTTTAGCGCAAAAGATGAACCAATTTTCCATGAAGGCTTTTTAGCTTTGATCTATTGTGCAATACAAAGCATGTCGATAGTTAGAATTTGTAAGATGGTCACAGCagttaattaggaaaaaaaaaaccaagaatGACTTTTGATGATTCAAGTCCCATATTTCACTCAACAGGCAATGGGAAGACAAATATGCCAGAAGGAACAGGGGGAAATcatgatttaaaagaaaaaaaaatctagctgAAATTATTGATCGtgctaaaaatgaaaaatcattaacTTGAAAATACCAGCAAAGTGGGTTTCAAGACACATGTCAGCCTATTATTCAACTTGTCTGACAAATTTCTATTGTATTATGTTGTACAACAGATCAAACACAACAAAACAACACGAAAATGATGAATGGAGATGACAGAGGCAGATAACAGTTAATATAACTTACCCCAGTTAATTGTAAAACTTGTGTTTCTGTAAACCCTGCCAACAATAACTTGTTCTCAAGAGCAGATATTATCTGCAAGGACATTGGGGGAAATAATCAGATCATGCAGTAGAACAATACACACTCAGGCACAATGTAAGCTGTTATTACCTTATCAAATGAACCCACAGCAGACTGAGATGACTTGCGAATAAGAATTGTACCATCTACTTTTAACACTCTAAGAATTTCGTGAATCAGTTGGTCCACAGGANNNNNNNNNNNNNNNNNNNNNNNNNNNNNNNNNNNNNNNNNNNNNNNNNNNNNNNNNNNNNNNNNNNNNNNNNNNNNNNNNNNNNNNNNNNNNNNNNNNNNNNNNNNNNNNNNNNNNNNNNNNNNNNNNNNNNNNNNNNNNNNNNNNNNNNNNNNNNNNNNNNNNNNNNNNNNNNNNNNNNNNNNNNNNNNNNNNNNNNNNNNNNNNNNNNNNNNNNNNNNNNNNNNNNNNNNNNNNNNNNNNNNNNNNNNNNNNNNNNNNNNNNNNNNNNNNNNNNNNNNNNNNNNNNNNNNNNNNNNNNNNNNNNNNNNNNNNNNNNNNNNNNNNNNNNNNNNNNNNNNNNNNNNNNNNNNNNNNNNNNNNNNNNNNNNNNNNNNNNNNNNNNNNNNNNNNNNNNNNNNNNNNNNNNNNNNNNNNNNNNNNNNNNNNNNNNNNNNNNNNNNNNNNNNNNNNNNNNNNNNNNNNNNNNNNNNNNNNNNNNNNNNNNNNNNNNNNNNNNNNNNNNNNNNNNNNNNNNNNNNNNNNNNNNNNNNNNNNNNNNNNNNNNNNNNNNNNNNNNNNNNNNNNNNNNNNNNNNNNNNNNNNNNNNNNNNNNNNNNNNNNNNNNNNNNNNNNNNNNNNNNNNNNNNNNNNNNNNNNNNNNNNNNNNNNNNNNNNNNNNNNNNNNNNNNNNNNNNNNNNNNNNNNNNNNNNNNNNNNNNNNNNNNNNNNNNNNNNNNNNNNNNNNNNNNNNNNNNNNNNNNNNNNNNNNNNNNNNNNNNNNNNNNNNNNNNNNNNNNNNNNNNNNNNNNNNNNNNNNNNNNNNNNNNNNNNNNNNNNNNNNNNNNNNNNNNNNNNNNNNNNNNNNNNNNNNNNNNNNNNNNNNNNNNNNNNNNNNNNNNNNNNNNNNNNNNNNNNNNNNNNNNNNNNNNNNNNNNNNNNNNNNNNNNNNNNNNNNNNNNNNNNNNNNNNNNNNNNNNNNNNNNNNNNNNNNNNNNNNNNNNNNNNNNNNNNNNNNNNNNNNNNNNNNNNNNNNNNNNNNNNNNNNNNNNNNNNNNNNNNNNNNNNNNNNNNNNNNNNNNNNNNNNNNNNNNNNNNNNNNNNNNNNNNNNNNNNNNNNNNNNNNNNNNNNNNNNNNNNNNNNNNNNNNNNNNNNNNNNNNNNNNNNNNNNNNNNNNNNNNNNNNNNNNNNNNNNNNNNNNNNNNNNNNNNNNNNNNNNNNNNNNNNNNNNNNNNNNNNNNNNNNNNNNNNNNNNNNNNNNNNNNNNNNNNNNNNNNNNNNNNNNNNNNNNNNNNNNNNNNNNNNNNNNNNNNNNNNNNNNNNNNNNNNNNNNNNNNNNNNNNNNNNNNNNNNNNNNNNNNNNNNNNNNNNNNNNNNNNNNNNNNNNNNNNNNNNNNNNNNNNNNNNNNNNNNNNNNNNNNNNNNNNNNNNNNNNNNNNNNNNNNNNNNNNNNNNNNNNNNNNNNNNNNNNNNNNNNNNNNNNNNNNNNNNNNNNNNNNNNNNNNNNNNNNNNNNNNNNNNNNNNNNNNNNNNNNNNNNNNNNNNNNNNNNNNNNNNNNNNNNNNNNNNNNNNNNNNNNNNNNNNNNNNNNNNNNNNNNNNNNNNNNNNNNNNNNNNNNNNNNNNNNNNNNNNNNNNNNNNNNNNNNNNNNNNNNNNNNNNNNNNNNNNNNNNNNNNNNNNNNNNNNNNNNNNNNNNNNNNNNNNNNNNNNNNNNNNNNNNNNNNNNNNNNNNNNNNNNNNNNNNNNNNNNNNNNNNNNNNNNNNNNNNNNNNNNNNNNNNNNNNNNNNNNNNNNNNNNNNNNNNNNNNNNNNNNNNNNNNNNNNNNNNNNNNNNNNNNNNNNNNNNNNNNNNNNNNNNNNNNNNNNNNNNNNNNNNNNNNNNNNNNNNNNNNNNNNNNNNNNNNNNNNNNNNNNNNNNNNNNNNNNNNNNNNNNNNNNNNNNNNNNNNNNNNNNNNNNNNNNNNNNNNNNNNNNNNNNNNNNNNNNNNNNNNNNNNNNNNNNNNNNNNNNNNNNNNNNNNNNNNNNNNNNNNNNNNNNNNNNNNNNNNNNNNNNNNNNNNNNNNNNNNNNNNNNNNNNNNNNNNNNNNNNNNNNNNNNNNNNNNNNNNNNNNNNNNNNNNNNNNNNNNNNNNNNNNNNNNNNNNNNNNNNNNNNNNNNNNNNNNNNNNNNNNNNNNNNNNNNNNNNNNNNNNNNNNNNNNNNNNNNNNNNNNNNNNNNNNNNNNNNNNNNNNNNNNNNNNNNNNNNNNNNNNNNNNNNNNNNNNNNNNNNNNNNNNNNNNNNNNNNNNNNNNNNNNNNNNNNNNNNNNNNNNNNNNNNNNNNNNNNNNNNNNNNNNNNNNNNNNNNNNNNNNNNNNNNNNNNNNNNNNNNNNNNNNNNNNNNNNNNNNNNNNNNNNNNNNNNNNNNNNNNNNNNNNNNNNNNNNNNNNNNNNNNNNNNNNNNNNNNNNNNNNNNNNNNNNNNNNNNNNNNNNNNNNNNNNNNNNNNNNNNNNNNNNNNNNNNNNNNNNNNNNNNNNNNNNNNNNNNNNNNNNNNNNNNNNNNNNNNNNNNNNNNNNNNNNNNNNNNNNNNNNNNNNNNNNNNNNNNNNNNNNNNNNNNNNNNNNNNNNNNNNNNNNNNNNNNNNNNNNNNNNNNNNNNNNNNNNNNNNNNNNNNNNNNNNNNNNNNNNNNNNNNNNNNNNNNNNNNNNNNNNNNNNNNNNNNNNNNNNNNNNNNNNNNNNNNNNNNNNNNNNNNNNNNNNNNNNNNNNNNNNNNNNNNNNNNNNNNNNNNNNNNNNNNNNNNNNNNNNNNNNNNNNNNNNNNNNNNNNNNNNNNNNNNNNNNNNNNNNNNNNNNNNNNNNNNNNNNNNNNNNNNNNNNNNNNNNNNNNNNNNNNNNNNNNNNNNNNNNNNNNNNNNNNNNNNNNNNNNNNNNNNNNNNNNNNNNNNNNNNNNNNNNNNNNNNNNNNNNNNNNNNNNNNNNNNNNNNNNNNNNNNNNNNNNNNNNNNNNNNNNNNNNNNNNNNNNNNNNNNNNNNNNNNNNNNNNNNNNNNNNNNNNNNNNNNNNNNNNNNNNNNNNNNNNNNNNNNNNNNNNNNNNNNNNNNNNNNNNNNNNNNNNNNNNNNNNNNNNNNNNNNNNNNNNNNNNNNNNNNNNNNNNNNNNNNNNNNNNNNNNNNNNNNNNNNNNNNNNNNNNNNNNNNNNNNNNNNNNNNNNNNNNNNNNNNNNNNNNNNNNNNNNNNNNNNNNNNNNNNNNNNNNNNNNNNNNNNNNNNNNNNNNNNNNNNNNNNNNNNNNNNNNNNNNNNNNNNNNNNNNNNNNNNNNNNNNNNNNNNNNNNNNNNNNNNNNNNNNNNNNNNNNNNNNNNNNNNNNNNNNNNNNNNNNNNNNNNNNNNNNNNNNNNNNNNNNNNNNNNNNNNNNNNNNNNNNNNNNNNNNNNNNNNNNNNNNNNNNNNNNNNNNNNNNNNNNNNNNNNNNNNNNNNNNNNNNNNNNNNNNNNNNNNNNNNNNNNNNNNNNNNNNNNNNNNNNNNNNNNNNNNNNNNNNNNNNNNNNNNNNNNNNNNNNNNNNNNNNNNNNNNNNNNNNNNNNNNNNNNNNNNNNNNNNNNNNNNNNNNNNNNNNNNNNNNNNNNNNNNNNNNNNNNNNNNNNNNNNNNNNNNNNNNNNNNNNNNNNNNNNNNNNNNNNNNNNNNNNNNNNNNNNNNNNNNNNNNNNNNNNNNNNNNNNNNNNNNNNNNNNNNNNNNNNNNNNNNNNNNNNNNNNNNNNNNNNNNNNNNNNNNNNNNNNNNNNNNNNNNNNNNNNNNNNNNNNNNNNNNNNNNNNNNNNNNNNNNNNNNNNNNNNNNNNNNNNNNNNNNNNNNNNNNNNNNNNNNNNNNNNNNNNNNNNNNNNNNNNNNNNNNNNNNNNNNNNNNNNNNNNNNNNNNNNNNNNNNNNNNNNNNNNNNNNNNNNNNNNNNNNNNNNNNNNNNNNNNNNNNNNNNNNNNNNNNNNNNNNNNNNNNNNNNNNNNNNNNNNNNNNNNNNNNNNNNNNNNNNNNNNNNNNNNNNNNNNNNNNNNNNNNNNNNNNNNNNNNNNNNNNNNNNNNNNNNNNNNNNNNNNNNNNNNNNNNNNNNNNNNNNNNNNNNNNNNNNNNNNNNNNNNNNNNNNNNNNNNNNNNNNNNNNNNNNNNNNNNNNNNNNNNNNNNNNNNNNNNNNNNNNNNNNNNNNNNNNNNNNNNNNNNNNNNNNNNNNNNNNNNNNNNNNNNNNNNNNNNNNNNNNNNNNNNNNNNNNNNNNNNNNNNNNNNNNNNNNNNNNNNNNNNNNNNNNNNNNNNNNNNNNNNNNNNNNNNNNNNNNNNNNNNNNNNNNNNNNNNNNNNNNNNNNNNNNNNNNNNNNNNNNNNNNNNNNNNNNNNNNNNNNNNNNNNNNNNNNNNNNNNNNNNNNNNNNNNNNNNNNNNNNNNNNNNNNNNNNNNNNNNNNNNNNNNNNNNNNNNNNNNNNNNNNNNNNNNNNNNNNNNNNNNNNNNNNNNNNNNNNNNNNNNNNNNN is a window encoding:
- the LOC121174486 gene encoding anamorsin homolog; amino-acid sequence: MQIDFDSDLIDEDSLLTEEDLKKPQLPPGDCEIGSTRKACKNCTCGRAEEDEKVLKLGLTTEQINNPQSACGNCGLGDAFRCSTCPYKGLPAFKLGEKVALSGNFLAADI